CAGCTTCGATCGCTTGTTCGCGATCTGCCCCGCTCAGCGCTTCCACGCGGTGAGCGAATTCGCTGCCGGTCGGTGCCGTTGATGCGCGGGAAGGAAGCTTCTGCAAGAGCCCATCGCTGCATTCGAATGGCGAAGCACCAGCACAGGCGGCAATCGGCTGCCATAGCAGCGCCAGCAGCAGAGAATGTATTGCTGTCCTGTTCAGCGAGACTCTCGCCAAAGTGCGCGATGGGACTTTGTCCGATGACATTGCGATCGTTCGCGGCCCGAACAGGTCACCGCACAAGCGCCGAACTTCGGGAGCCAGGTCTCAGATGTCCTCAAGCCATGCCAGCGCACACACACCATACAGTAACAAAGTGCTCGAAGACAACCTCCCTGAGCAGCGCGGCGAGGCCCTGAAGTGAAGCGCGCCGGCCTCTCCGGCTTTCGCGGTCCGTATGATCTGCGCCATTCGTTCGCCACACAACTCCTGGAGCGCGGGGTGCCGATCACCTACGTGAGCGGTCAACTCGGGCATGCGAAGCCTACGACCACGCTTGCCTGGTACGCGCACTGGCTGCCGAGCGTCGATTCACACCGGTTTGTCGACGGGCTCGATCAGCCGGGAAATCTTTGGCACCAGTTTGGCTGTGGGTCCCGAGAATTCGATCATCCTGAAATCTCGCATGTAATTTCGATGGCCATCGACGGCTGCCGAGACGGCATTGAGTCCGCCTGGCGGCCACGATAGGCATGCGGCCATGCAAGCCGTGGTGCTGGCTGTGGTGACAAGCCTCGCTTCCATCGTCCGCTCCCGACTGGCGCCGCAGATCGAAATCCTCGCCCTGCGCCACCAGCTCGCCGTCTACCAACGAGCCGGGCGCTGCCCGCGGCTCGGACCAGCCGACCGTCTGCTGTGGGCCTGGCTCTCACGCGCCTGGTCCGGATGGCGAGCGGCCCTCGTGATCGTGCAACCCCGCACGGTGATCGCTTGGCAGCGCCAACGCTTCCGAGAGTACTGGACGCGCTTGAGCCGCCACGGCCAGCGCGGCCGCCCGCCGCTCGGTAAGGAGATCCGGGACCTGATCCGCAAGATGTCGGCAGCCAATCCGACGTGGGGGTCCCCCCGCAGAATGGGTGAGCTGCGCAAGCTCGGCATCGAGGTGGCGAAGTCGACGGTGGAGAGGTACCGCGTACGCCGCTCCAAACCGCCGTCACCCACCTGGCGGACCTTCCTCGCCACTCATGCCAAGGATCTCGTGTCGATCGACTTC
The nucleotide sequence above comes from Candidatus Binatia bacterium. Encoded proteins:
- a CDS encoding tyrosine-type recombinase/integrase codes for the protein MKRAGLSGFRGPYDLRHSFATQLLERGVPITYVSGQLGHAKPTTTLAWYAHWLPSVDSHRFVDGLDQPGNLWHQFGCGSREFDHPEISHVISMAIDGCRDGIESAWRPR
- a CDS encoding integrase gives rise to the protein MQAVVLAVVTSLASIVRSRLAPQIEILALRHQLAVYQRAGRCPRLGPADRLLWAWLSRAWSGWRAALVIVQPRTVIAWQRQRFREYWTRLSRHGQRGRPPLGKEIRDLIRKMSAANPTWGSPRRMGELRKLGIEVAKSTVERYRVRRSKPPSPTWRTFLATHAKDLVSIDF